From one Macaca nemestrina isolate mMacNem1 chromosome 5, mMacNem.hap1, whole genome shotgun sequence genomic stretch:
- the LOC105487311 gene encoding serpin B9, with amino-acid sequence METLSNASGTFAIRLLKILCQDNPTRNVFCSPVSISSALAMVLLGAKGNTATQMAQALSLNTEEDIHRGFQSLLAEVNKPGTQYLLRTANRLFGEKTCQFLSTFKESCLQFYHAELEELSFIKAAEESREHINTWVSKKTEGKIEELLPGSSIDAETRLVLVNAVYFKGKWDEQFDETYTREMPFKIKQEEQRPVQMMYQEATFKLAHVGEVRAQLLELPYAGEELSLLVLLPDDGVELSTVEKNLTFEKLTAWTKPDCMKSTEVEVLLPKFKLQEDYDMESVLRRLGMVDAFQQGKADLSAMSAEGDLCLSKFVHKSFVEVNEEGTEAAAASGCIVIAECCMESGPRFCADHPFLFFIRHNRANSLLFCGRFSSP; translated from the exons ATGGAAACTCTTTCTAATGCAAGTGGTACCTTTGCCATACGCCTTTTAAAGATACTATGTCAAGACAACCCCACACGCAACGTGTTTTGTTCTCCTGTGAGCATCTCCTCTGCCCTGGCCATGGTTCTCCTAGGGGCAAAGGGAAACACCGCAACCCAGATGGCCCAG GCACTTTCTTTAAACACAGAGGAAGACATTCATCGAGGTTTCCAGTCGCTTCTCGCTGAAGTGAacaagcctggcacacagtaccTGCTGAGAACAGCCAACAGGCTCTTTGGAGAGAAAACGTGTCAATTTCTCTCA ACGTTTAAGGAATCCTGTCTTCAATTCTACCATGCTGAGCTGGAGGAGCTTTCCTTCATCAAAGCTGCAGAAGAGTCCAGGGAACACATCAACACTTGGGTCTCAAAGAAGACGGAAG GTAAAATTGAAGAGTTGCTGCCGGGCAGCTCCATTGATGCGGAAACCAGACTGGTTCTTGTCAATGCCGTCTATTTCAAAGGGAAGTGGGATGAACAGTTTGACGAAACGTACACAAGggaaatgccttttaaaataaagcag GAGGAGCAAAGGCCAGTGCAGATGATGTATCAGGAGGCCACGTTTAAGCTCGCCCACGTGGGCGAGGTGCGCGCGCAGCTGCTGGAGCTGCCCTACGCCGGGGAGGAGCTGAGCCTGCTCGTGCTGCTGCCTGACGACGGCGTGGAGCTCAGCACC GTGGAAAAAAATCTCACTTTTGAGAAACTCACAGCCTGGACCAAGCCAGACTGTATGAAGAGTACCGAGGTTGAAGTTCTCCTTCCAAAATTTAAACTGCAAGAGGATTATGACATGGAATCTGTGCTTCGGCGTTTGGGAATGGTCGATGCCTTCCAACAGGGCAAGGCTGACTTGTCGGCAATGTCAGCGGAGGGAGACCTGTGTCTGTCCAAGTTCGTGCACAAGAGTTTTGTGGAGGTTAATGAAGAAGGCACCGAGGCAGCAGCAGCCTCAGGCTGCATTGTGATTGCAGAGTGCTGCATGGAATCCGGCCCGAGGTTCTGTGCTGAccaccctttccttttcttcatcaGGCACAACAGAGCCAACAGCCTTCTGTTCTGTGGCAGGTTCTCATCTCCATAA